A window of the Mesorhizobium opportunistum WSM2075 genome harbors these coding sequences:
- a CDS encoding PaaI family thioesterase yields MSEVELYPGRVSPLGLGTIPHADILEYTGLELLQRIVDGKYPAPPISFQLNFTLTEVSEGRAVFHGMPGERHLNPLGSVHGGWAATLLDSALACAVQTLLEKGEAYTTAEFKVNLTRPITPRTGEVVCEGKVVHKGRTLAVSEATLKDAGGKLLAFGTETCSIFPAANLAAR; encoded by the coding sequence ATGAGCGAGGTTGAACTCTATCCGGGCCGCGTCTCGCCGCTCGGCTTGGGCACGATCCCGCACGCCGACATCCTGGAATATACCGGCCTGGAATTGCTGCAGCGCATCGTCGATGGCAAATATCCGGCGCCGCCGATCTCATTTCAGCTGAATTTCACCCTCACCGAAGTCTCGGAAGGGCGCGCTGTTTTTCACGGCATGCCGGGCGAGCGTCACCTCAATCCGCTGGGCAGCGTGCATGGCGGCTGGGCGGCGACGCTTCTCGATTCGGCTTTGGCCTGCGCCGTGCAGACACTGCTCGAAAAGGGCGAGGCCTATACGACCGCGGAATTCAAGGTCAATCTGACACGGCCGATCACGCCCAGGACCGGCGAGGTGGTCTGCGAAGGCAAGGTGGTCCACAAAGGCCGTACGCTTGCCGTTTCGGAAGCGACGCTGAAGGATGCCGGCGGCAAGCTGCTGGCTTTCGGCACCGAGACATGTTCCATATTTCCAGCCGCCAATCTGGCGGCACGTTGA
- a CDS encoding DUF2339 domain-containing protein, whose protein sequence is MFESLIGLVAIIALFVIISRQQGRIGLIERELGALRSLVLSGAVPPAVKPYELAATHGKEDAAPVPAAAADLAPAAVSEPTAAPMPAAEAEAPSDEIMSGPWTAGEPKATKPTEPATTPKAARQSDVETALGTRWAVWVGGIALALGGLFLIRYTIEAGIFGPGVRLTMAAVLGLVLVAGGEFIRRTGFKMPVQGAAGAYIPAILTAAGAFILFGTVYAAHGIYGFIGPALAFTLLGAIGVATIAAALVHGQALAGIGLVGAMVTPVLIASQAPNPWALFGYLAIVLAATGVIARMRDWKLLMAAAFFGTGIWTILYMTDAPGANLSVILFINAATLAVLAFVWLGRRGDETGPARAFDWPSIVPGLFVAFSALGLSVDPVFAAAGDALPAAVLLAAMVAVAVYRPLALPLLFAAGLATVLIYLGIIPPTSIASDFSGGALGVDGLPLATSNALTWRIGIALGLVFIGAGLWAAWKFAASSWPRSASWAAWAVIVPLVILLALWFTFGNLDRDFVYAAIAALLVVIFAAGGEWIARAEAPPLKGGMAVSFALGGAAIAGLLMLHMAFGSGWTTMLLGAAAIIPALATRWRSYPALGWISVGAVIAVLGRVAFDPTIVGAGFLSTTPVFNWLLPGYGIPALAFGFAAWQLARTTDGRPRLAMEAAAALFALLAVAMLVRHAMHGGVIDTGAMTLAEQAIYTLIAIGAGAILVAIDMRSPSSVLRYGSMAAGVVSVAFIVVRHFVVLNPLFTDESTGRIPVFNLLFLAYLLPAVAAGGLALYARDKRPKWYAQMLALVAALLAFAYATLSVRRLFKGEFIGLWSGLGQLETYTYSALWLVIGVALLTAGVWLKSQVLRIASAGLIAVAVLKVFLFDMSELEGVLRALSFIGLGAVLIGIGLFYQRLLTRAAKEGSVAS, encoded by the coding sequence ATGTTTGAGAGCCTGATCGGCCTTGTCGCCATCATCGCCTTGTTCGTCATCATTTCGCGCCAGCAAGGCCGCATCGGCCTGATCGAGCGCGAACTTGGTGCGTTGCGCAGCCTTGTCCTTTCAGGCGCCGTGCCACCAGCGGTCAAGCCGTACGAACTGGCGGCCACCCATGGCAAGGAGGACGCGGCGCCGGTGCCGGCGGCAGCGGCGGATCTAGCTCCAGCAGCAGTGAGCGAGCCGACCGCCGCACCGATGCCCGCTGCAGAAGCGGAAGCTCCGTCCGACGAGATCATGTCCGGGCCATGGACCGCGGGCGAGCCGAAGGCAACGAAGCCCACCGAACCTGCCACAACGCCGAAAGCCGCCCGCCAATCCGATGTCGAAACGGCGCTCGGCACCCGCTGGGCGGTCTGGGTGGGCGGCATCGCGCTGGCGCTGGGCGGGTTGTTCCTGATCCGCTACACCATCGAGGCCGGCATTTTCGGTCCCGGCGTGCGGCTCACCATGGCCGCGGTGCTCGGGCTGGTGCTGGTCGCGGGCGGCGAGTTCATCCGCCGCACCGGCTTCAAGATGCCCGTGCAAGGCGCCGCGGGCGCCTACATTCCGGCAATCCTGACAGCGGCGGGTGCCTTCATCCTGTTCGGCACCGTCTACGCCGCCCATGGCATTTACGGTTTCATCGGGCCGGCGCTCGCCTTCACGTTGCTCGGCGCCATCGGCGTGGCGACCATCGCGGCCGCTCTCGTCCACGGCCAGGCGCTGGCGGGCATCGGTCTTGTCGGCGCCATGGTGACGCCGGTGCTGATCGCCTCGCAGGCGCCCAATCCCTGGGCGCTGTTCGGCTATCTGGCGATCGTGCTTGCCGCCACCGGCGTCATCGCCCGCATGCGCGATTGGAAGCTGCTGATGGCGGCGGCCTTTTTCGGCACCGGCATCTGGACCATCCTCTACATGACCGACGCACCGGGGGCGAACCTCTCCGTCATCCTGTTCATCAATGCGGCCACGCTCGCCGTGCTCGCTTTTGTCTGGCTCGGCCGTCGTGGCGACGAGACCGGACCGGCGAGGGCTTTCGACTGGCCGTCGATCGTGCCTGGGCTGTTCGTCGCATTCTCGGCGCTGGGCCTGTCGGTCGACCCGGTCTTCGCCGCCGCCGGCGATGCGTTGCCGGCGGCAGTGCTGCTTGCCGCGATGGTGGCCGTCGCGGTCTATCGACCGCTGGCGCTGCCCCTGCTTTTCGCCGCCGGATTGGCGACGGTGCTGATCTATCTCGGCATCATCCCGCCGACCTCGATCGCTTCCGATTTTTCGGGCGGCGCTCTTGGTGTCGATGGACTGCCGCTTGCAACCTCCAACGCGCTGACATGGCGCATCGGCATCGCGCTGGGCCTGGTCTTCATTGGCGCCGGTCTCTGGGCAGCCTGGAAGTTCGCGGCCTCCTCCTGGCCGCGGTCCGCCTCCTGGGCGGCATGGGCCGTCATCGTGCCGCTGGTCATCCTGCTGGCGCTCTGGTTCACCTTCGGCAATCTCGACCGCGACTTTGTTTACGCCGCCATCGCGGCATTGCTGGTGGTGATTTTCGCCGCCGGCGGCGAGTGGATCGCAAGGGCCGAAGCGCCGCCGCTCAAGGGCGGAATGGCCGTATCATTTGCCCTCGGCGGCGCGGCAATCGCCGGCCTCCTGATGCTGCACATGGCTTTCGGCTCGGGCTGGACCACCATGTTGCTGGGTGCCGCGGCCATCATACCGGCGCTGGCGACACGCTGGCGTTCTTATCCGGCGCTCGGCTGGATTTCTGTCGGCGCCGTGATCGCGGTGCTCGGCCGCGTCGCCTTCGATCCGACAATCGTCGGCGCTGGATTCCTCTCCACCACACCGGTGTTCAACTGGCTGCTGCCGGGTTACGGGATACCGGCGCTGGCCTTCGGCTTCGCCGCCTGGCAACTCGCCCGCACCACCGATGGCCGGCCACGCCTCGCCATGGAAGCGGCCGCGGCGCTGTTTGCGCTGCTAGCCGTTGCCATGCTGGTGCGTCACGCCATGCATGGCGGCGTGATCGACACGGGTGCCATGACGCTCGCCGAACAGGCGATCTACACGCTGATCGCGATCGGCGCCGGCGCCATCCTGGTCGCCATCGACATGCGCTCGCCAAGTTCGGTGCTGCGCTATGGTTCGATGGCCGCCGGTGTGGTCTCGGTCGCCTTCATCGTTGTCAGGCATTTCGTGGTGCTGAATCCGCTGTTCACGGACGAATCGACAGGCCGGATCCCGGTGTTCAACCTGTTGTTCCTCGCCTATCTCCTGCCGGCGGTCGCCGCCGGCGGGCTGGCGCTTTACGCCAGGGACAAGCGGCCGAAATGGTATGCGCAGATGTTGGCGCTGGTGGCGGCGCTGCTTGCCTTTGCCTATGCCACGCTGTCGGTGAGGCGCCTGTTCAAGGGCGAGTTCATCGGCCTGTGGAGCGGGCTTGGCCAATTGGAAACCTACACCTATTCGGCGCTCTGGCTGGTCATCGGCGTGGCGCTGCTCACCGCCGGCGTCTGGCTGAAGTCGCAGGTGCTGCGCATTGCCTCCGCCGGCCTGATCGCTGTCGCCGTGCTGAAGGTCTTCCTCTTCGACATGTCCGAACTGGAGGGCGTGCTCAGGGCGCTGTCCTTTATCGGGCTCGGTGCCGTGCTGATCGGCATCGGGCTATTCTACCAGCGGCTTTTGACGCGGGCGGCGAAGGAGGGAAGCGTAGCATCTTGA
- a CDS encoding winged helix-turn-helix domain-containing tetratricopeptide repeat protein, giving the protein MAVSATGQVFQFGGFTLDLGKGTLSRADQPAFLRPKAYALLTHLACHIGRVVPKSELMDTVWPGVFVTEDSLTQSVREIRKVLGEERVRTVSKRGYMLVPETEAVPESGAQPIVAVLRFRNDGADPANQEIVDGFAEDIINGLARFGTVTVLARNSSFSFASHSPAEWPAIRSRIGADYLVEGSVRRQAERIIAAVSLIDAANSAQLWGDRYQAEAAGLFTIQQDIVEQIVGRLVVKVSNAGLTRASRRPVTSLASYELVLRGVALMRDPAQSDLKAAAALFEAAISKDPSYGLAHTYLALSYVLNSEFGPTSSSVLAKARDLAERGIALSPDQATAHRIQSLVRLSMRDHQAAEHHLQIALELNPGDAECIEQMGHLLTMRGRPLEALSWLARAIRIDPLNPHWYQYDRSLALYMLGEYRPAAEALELATRPTPWIRTRLAACYAQLGNMEAATRQAALINAGGFDFSPVDYATTVVPFENAVDAEHLVNGVLLALGRRR; this is encoded by the coding sequence ATGGCGGTCTCGGCCACCGGTCAGGTTTTTCAATTCGGCGGTTTTACGCTCGATCTGGGCAAAGGCACGCTCAGCCGTGCCGACCAGCCGGCCTTCCTGCGCCCGAAAGCCTACGCGTTGCTGACCCACCTTGCCTGCCACATCGGCCGCGTGGTGCCGAAATCGGAGCTGATGGATACGGTCTGGCCTGGAGTTTTCGTCACCGAGGATTCGCTGACGCAGTCGGTGCGCGAAATTCGTAAGGTGCTGGGCGAGGAACGGGTGCGGACGGTGTCGAAACGCGGCTACATGTTGGTGCCGGAGACGGAAGCAGTACCCGAATCCGGCGCACAGCCAATCGTGGCGGTGCTGAGATTTCGCAACGACGGCGCGGATCCAGCCAATCAGGAGATTGTCGACGGTTTTGCAGAAGACATCATCAATGGCCTTGCCCGCTTCGGCACGGTGACAGTGCTGGCGCGCAATTCGAGCTTTTCGTTCGCCTCCCATTCGCCCGCCGAGTGGCCAGCCATCCGCTCGCGAATCGGCGCCGATTATCTCGTTGAAGGCTCGGTGCGGCGACAAGCGGAGCGCATCATCGCCGCGGTCAGTCTGATCGATGCCGCCAATTCAGCGCAGCTCTGGGGCGATCGCTACCAGGCCGAGGCTGCCGGGCTGTTCACGATCCAGCAGGACATCGTCGAGCAGATCGTCGGTCGGCTGGTGGTCAAGGTCAGCAATGCCGGACTGACGCGCGCCTCGCGGCGGCCGGTGACCAGCCTCGCCTCCTATGAGTTGGTATTGCGCGGCGTCGCCTTGATGCGCGACCCGGCGCAAAGCGACCTGAAGGCAGCTGCGGCACTGTTCGAGGCGGCGATCTCGAAGGATCCTTCCTATGGCCTCGCCCACACGTATTTGGCGCTGTCCTATGTGCTGAACAGCGAATTCGGACCTACCAGCAGTTCCGTGCTGGCAAAAGCCCGCGATCTTGCGGAAAGGGGTATCGCGCTGTCTCCCGACCAGGCGACGGCGCACCGCATTCAGTCGCTGGTCCGGCTCAGCATGCGCGACCATCAGGCCGCCGAGCATCATTTGCAGATCGCGCTCGAGCTTAATCCTGGCGACGCCGAATGCATCGAGCAGATGGGCCATCTTCTGACGATGCGCGGCCGACCGCTCGAGGCGCTCAGCTGGCTGGCGCGCGCCATCAGGATCGACCCGCTCAATCCTCACTGGTACCAATACGATCGATCGCTGGCGCTCTACATGCTGGGCGAATACCGGCCGGCCGCGGAGGCATTGGAACTTGCGACGCGGCCAACGCCGTGGATCCGCACGCGCCTGGCCGCCTGCTATGCGCAACTCGGCAACATGGAGGCGGCAACACGCCAGGCGGCGTTGATCAATGCCGGTGGCTTCGATTTTTCGCCGGTCGACTATGCGACAACAGTGGTCCCGTTCGAAAACGCCGTCGACGCGGAGCATCTTGTCAATGGCGTATTGCTGGCGCTGGGACGGCGACGTTAG
- the rnc gene encoding ribonuclease III translates to MAAAKRLTADALAEALVERTGHAFADRQRLQRALTHASARGANAGIDYERFEFLGDRVLGLVVADMLLAAFPDAAEGELSLRLNALVNAEALSDIAEHIGLPDLIRAGSDIRGLDGRKRVNLRADALESLIAVLYLDGGLEAARAFIHKYWLPRSQASGAARRDAKTELQEWAHQAASAVPAYQIDSREGPDHDPLFTVSVRVGTFQPAVGSGRSKREAEQAAAAALLLREGVWNAA, encoded by the coding sequence ATGGCAGCGGCAAAACGCCTGACCGCCGATGCGCTCGCCGAAGCGCTTGTGGAACGCACGGGCCATGCCTTTGCCGACCGCCAGCGCCTGCAGCGCGCGCTCACGCATGCCAGTGCCCGTGGGGCCAATGCCGGCATCGATTACGAGCGCTTCGAGTTTCTCGGCGACCGCGTTCTCGGCCTGGTCGTCGCCGACATGCTGCTGGCCGCGTTTCCCGATGCGGCGGAAGGCGAGCTGTCGCTGCGGCTCAACGCGCTGGTCAACGCCGAGGCGCTTTCGGACATTGCTGAACATATCGGGCTGCCGGACTTGATCCGCGCCGGATCGGATATACGCGGGCTCGATGGGCGCAAGCGCGTCAATTTGCGCGCCGACGCCTTGGAATCGCTGATCGCCGTGCTCTATCTCGACGGTGGGCTGGAGGCGGCGCGGGCTTTCATCCACAAATATTGGCTGCCGCGTTCGCAAGCTTCAGGCGCGGCGCGCCGCGACGCCAAGACCGAATTGCAGGAATGGGCGCATCAGGCGGCGAGTGCGGTTCCCGCCTACCAGATCGACAGCCGCGAGGGGCCGGACCACGACCCGCTGTTTACGGTCAGCGTCAGGGTCGGCACGTTTCAGCCGGCAGTCGGCAGCGGCCGTTCCAAGCGCGAGGCGGAGCAGGCGGCCGCGGCTGCCCTTCTGCTGCGCGAAGGTGTATGGAACGCGGCATGA
- the era gene encoding GTPase Era: protein MERGMTDIETAEPPATHSGFVALIGAPNAGKSTLVNQLVGAKVSIVTHKVQTTRAIVRGIAMHDNAQIVFVDTPGIFKPKRRLDTAMVTTAWGGAKDADIVLLLIDAERGIRGDADAILERLKDVRQPMALILNKVDRVKHETLLALSAAANEKVPFKRTFMVSALTGSGCKDLLDYLAQALPAGPWYYPEDQISDLPMRQLAAEITREKLYLRLHQELPYSSHIETEKWEEKPDGSVRIDQTIYVERDSQKKIVLGHKGETIRAIGQAARMEIAGILEQKVHLFLFVKVRENWGDDPERYREMGLEFPH from the coding sequence ATGGAACGCGGCATGACCGATATCGAAACTGCTGAACCCCCTGCCACGCACTCCGGCTTTGTCGCGCTGATCGGCGCGCCCAATGCTGGCAAGTCGACGCTCGTCAACCAGTTGGTCGGCGCCAAGGTGTCGATCGTCACCCACAAGGTGCAGACGACACGTGCCATCGTGCGCGGCATCGCCATGCATGACAATGCGCAGATCGTCTTCGTCGACACGCCCGGCATCTTCAAGCCCAAGCGGCGGCTCGACACGGCAATGGTCACCACCGCCTGGGGCGGCGCCAAGGACGCCGACATCGTCTTGCTGCTGATCGATGCCGAGCGCGGCATCCGGGGCGATGCCGACGCCATCCTCGAGCGGCTGAAGGACGTGCGCCAGCCGATGGCGCTGATCCTCAACAAGGTCGACCGGGTCAAGCACGAGACGCTTCTGGCGCTGTCCGCGGCGGCGAACGAAAAAGTGCCGTTCAAGCGCACCTTCATGGTCTCGGCGCTGACCGGTTCCGGCTGCAAGGACCTGCTCGACTATCTGGCGCAGGCGCTGCCGGCCGGCCCCTGGTACTATCCGGAGGACCAGATTTCGGACCTGCCGATGCGCCAGCTCGCGGCTGAGATCACGCGCGAAAAACTGTATCTGCGGCTGCATCAGGAATTGCCCTATTCCTCCCATATCGAGACCGAGAAATGGGAAGAGAAGCCGGACGGCTCGGTGCGCATCGACCAGACCATCTATGTCGAGCGCGACAGCCAGAAGAAGATCGTGCTCGGCCACAAGGGCGAGACCATCCGCGCCATCGGCCAAGCGGCTCGGATGGAAATCGCGGGCATTCTCGAGCAGAAGGTGCACCTCTTCCTGTTCGTGAAGGTGCGCGAAAACTGGGGCGACGATCCCGAGCGCTACCGCGAGATGGGACTGGAGTTCCCGCACTAA
- the recO gene encoding DNA repair protein RecO: MEWRDEGIILGTRKHGETSAILEVMTRTHGRHLGLVRGGRSRKQQPVLQPGNRVDLLWRARLDEHLGTFQAEPIEMNAARLMDSAIAVYGLQTMAAHLRLLPERDAHGGLYEALSVMIVHLDDADAAGELVARFELLILDELGFGLDLSRCAATGTQQDLAYVSPKSGRAVSREAGLPWRDKMLALPAFLQRGSGLRADPGAVEDAFRLTGFFFTRHVYEPRAIEQPDARLGFLAALRKHHAARKTIAGENAAREIIT, from the coding sequence ATGGAATGGCGCGACGAGGGAATCATTCTCGGCACCCGCAAGCATGGCGAAACCAGCGCCATTCTCGAGGTGATGACGCGCACGCATGGCCGCCATCTCGGTCTCGTTCGCGGCGGCCGTTCGCGCAAACAGCAGCCTGTCCTGCAGCCGGGCAATCGCGTCGATCTCTTGTGGCGGGCACGCCTTGACGAGCATCTCGGCACCTTCCAGGCCGAGCCGATCGAGATGAATGCCGCCCGGCTCATGGACAGCGCCATCGCCGTCTACGGGCTGCAGACCATGGCGGCGCATCTGCGTCTGCTGCCGGAGCGCGACGCCCATGGCGGCCTTTACGAAGCGCTTTCGGTGATGATCGTCCATCTCGACGACGCCGATGCCGCCGGCGAACTGGTGGCACGCTTCGAGCTTCTGATCCTCGATGAACTCGGCTTCGGCCTCGATCTCAGCCGCTGCGCCGCCACCGGCACGCAACAGGACCTCGCCTATGTCTCGCCGAAGTCGGGGCGCGCGGTGTCGCGTGAAGCAGGCTTGCCGTGGCGCGACAAGATGCTGGCGCTGCCGGCGTTTCTGCAGCGCGGTTCCGGCCTGCGCGCGGATCCCGGAGCTGTCGAGGACGCCTTCCGGCTCACCGGCTTCTTCTTCACCCGCCACGTCTATGAGCCGCGCGCCATCGAGCAGCCGGATGCCCGCCTCGGCTTTCTTGCCGCACTGCGCAAGCATCATGCAGCGCGCAAGACCATTGCCGGAGAGAATGCCGCCAGAGAAATCATCACATGA
- a CDS encoding RNA polymerase sigma factor codes for MDEKKAAILGEIPRLRRYARSLLRDRDSADDLVQDCLERALLRLENWQTGESPRRWLFTIMHHLFIDQMRKVNRRGEAAMLPLEAGEAVAQPAEQLEGIASREIINALQAISPDRRAALVMVAIEGFSYAEAANILGVPAGTLMSRIARGREELRGLLDDTARRRTIRIVEK; via the coding sequence ATGGACGAAAAGAAGGCAGCAATCCTTGGCGAAATACCGCGCCTGCGCCGCTACGCACGCTCGCTTTTGCGCGACCGCGATTCTGCCGACGACCTCGTCCAGGACTGCCTCGAACGCGCACTGCTGCGGCTCGAGAACTGGCAGACGGGAGAGAGCCCCAGGAGGTGGCTGTTTACGATCATGCATCATTTGTTCATCGACCAGATGCGCAAGGTGAACCGCCGAGGCGAGGCGGCGATGCTGCCGCTGGAAGCGGGCGAGGCGGTTGCCCAGCCGGCCGAACAGTTGGAGGGCATCGCCTCACGCGAAATCATCAATGCTTTGCAGGCGATCAGCCCCGATCGCCGCGCCGCGCTTGTCATGGTCGCGATCGAGGGCTTTTCCTATGCCGAAGCCGCCAACATTCTGGGCGTGCCCGCCGGCACGCTGATGTCACGCATCGCGCGTGGGCGTGAGGAATTGCGTGGGTTGCTGGATGATACGGCGCGCCGCCGCACGATAAGGATCGTCGAGAAATGA
- a CDS encoding CPBP family intramembrane glutamic endopeptidase — protein sequence MISLLSMVRRHQLTTFFSLALGLTWLGFIPFWLSNGDSIPWFTFGPMAAGFIVASLSGGWTSVKAILASMVKWRVHPTWYLVAFGLPFATQLTSIMINPLFGAAAPAWANIPAFSEMVPIIALYAIFSGPLGEEPGWRGFATSRLLASHSALAGSLILGVIWAVWHFPLGLVGDLSLYGTINVLLAAVVFTWLYQNTGSVLLAFIMHFTHQNSVRFLGQVFTGGDYVQQQWLGVGIWAVIAVIIVAHYGTESFVRRPKTRFAVAGTV from the coding sequence ATGATTTCCCTCCTGAGCATGGTGCGAAGGCACCAGCTGACCACCTTCTTTTCACTGGCGCTTGGCCTGACCTGGCTGGGCTTCATCCCGTTCTGGCTGTCGAATGGCGACAGTATTCCCTGGTTTACGTTTGGCCCGATGGCCGCCGGCTTCATCGTCGCCTCTCTTTCCGGAGGTTGGACTTCAGTCAAGGCGATCCTCGCCTCGATGGTAAAGTGGCGGGTGCATCCGACATGGTACCTAGTGGCCTTCGGCCTGCCGTTCGCAACACAGCTGACTTCCATCATGATCAATCCGCTATTTGGCGCCGCAGCACCAGCCTGGGCTAATATTCCGGCGTTTTCCGAGATGGTGCCGATCATCGCGCTCTACGCCATCTTCAGCGGCCCGCTCGGAGAGGAGCCCGGTTGGCGGGGCTTTGCGACATCACGTCTGCTCGCCAGTCATTCGGCGCTGGCCGGCAGCCTGATCCTCGGCGTGATCTGGGCAGTCTGGCACTTTCCGCTTGGGCTGGTCGGCGACCTCAGCCTGTACGGCACGATCAATGTCTTGCTGGCTGCCGTGGTCTTCACATGGCTCTACCAGAATACCGGCAGCGTGCTTCTCGCCTTCATCATGCACTTCACCCACCAGAACAGCGTGCGCTTCCTGGGCCAGGTGTTCACGGGCGGGGACTACGTGCAGCAGCAATGGCTCGGTGTCGGCATTTGGGCAGTCATCGCGGTCATCATCGTCGCCCACTATGGCACGGAAAGTTTCGTGCGCAGGCCAAAGACGCGGTTTGCCGTCGCCGGCACAGTCTAA
- a CDS encoding porin: protein MNIKSLLLGSAAALVAVSGARAADAVVVAEPEPAEYVKICDVYGAGYFYIPGTETCLRIGGYLRYDMGVGDSGTLDGVNNVADHMDGDRHDTYYKNMRFTLRTYTGQETELGTLKTFTETRFQFGNSSGDYSGDGTGWQAGNKTTTLNFAWIQLGGLRVGKDETAYDQFIGYAGNVIQDTIIPYGIKDTNVVQYYFDAGSGFTGVISLEEGTGVNTIDSYVPHVVGGLKYKADWGAITGVVAYDSNYEEVAGKVRLDVNVTKELSLFVMGGYGTTDNSDVWAPSGRTQYKPWGGNWAVWGGGTYKFNEKTAFNVQASADDDKNYALAANVAYTIVPGFTVTTEVDWDHYGNYGNPSLYGNWSKADKKDSVGGIVRFQRNF from the coding sequence ATGAATATCAAGAGCCTTCTTCTCGGCTCAGCCGCGGCACTGGTCGCGGTGTCCGGCGCGCGCGCCGCGGACGCTGTCGTCGTCGCCGAGCCGGAACCGGCCGAATACGTCAAGATCTGCGACGTCTACGGCGCCGGCTACTTCTATATCCCGGGCACCGAGACCTGCCTGCGCATCGGCGGCTATCTCCGCTACGACATGGGCGTCGGCGATTCCGGTACGCTGGATGGCGTCAATAACGTTGCCGATCACATGGACGGCGATAGGCACGACACCTACTATAAGAACATGCGTTTCACGTTGAGGACTTATACCGGCCAGGAAACCGAGCTCGGCACGTTGAAGACTTTTACCGAGACTCGCTTCCAGTTCGGCAACTCCTCCGGCGACTATTCAGGTGACGGCACTGGCTGGCAAGCTGGCAACAAGACCACCACTCTCAACTTCGCCTGGATCCAGCTCGGTGGCCTGCGCGTCGGCAAGGATGAAACGGCATACGACCAGTTCATCGGTTATGCCGGCAACGTCATCCAGGACACGATTATCCCGTATGGCATCAAGGACACCAACGTTGTCCAGTACTACTTCGACGCGGGCAGCGGCTTCACGGGTGTGATCTCGCTCGAAGAAGGCACTGGCGTCAACACGATCGACAGCTATGTTCCGCACGTCGTCGGCGGTTTGAAGTACAAGGCCGATTGGGGTGCGATCACCGGCGTCGTCGCCTATGACAGCAACTACGAGGAAGTCGCCGGCAAGGTCCGTTTGGACGTCAACGTCACCAAGGAACTGTCGCTGTTCGTCATGGGCGGCTATGGCACGACAGACAACAGCGATGTCTGGGCTCCAAGCGGCCGCACCCAATACAAGCCCTGGGGTGGCAACTGGGCTGTCTGGGGTGGCGGCACCTACAAGTTCAACGAGAAGACCGCGTTCAACGTCCAGGCTTCGGCTGATGACGACAAGAACTACGCTCTCGCCGCGAACGTCGCCTACACCATCGTCCCGGGCTTCACGGTCACGACCGAAGTCGACTGGGACCACTACGGCAATTACGGCAATCCCTCCCTCTACGGCAACTGGTCCAAGGCCGACAAGAAGGACAGCGTTGGCGGTATCGTCCGCTTCCAGCGCAATTTCTAA
- a CDS encoding type II toxin-antitoxin system VapB family antitoxin — translation MPLYIRDDEVDALATRLQRETNAPSKTEAVRIALVHELERNRATVPLRDRIARLQAEARKLGLPNPDFDMKKFTDEMWED, via the coding sequence ATGCCGCTCTATATCCGTGACGATGAGGTGGATGCGCTGGCAACCAGATTGCAGCGCGAGACCAACGCCCCGAGCAAAACGGAGGCGGTTCGGATCGCGTTGGTACACGAACTTGAGCGCAATCGCGCCACGGTGCCGCTTCGCGATCGGATTGCGAGACTACAAGCCGAGGCCAGGAAGCTTGGCCTGCCCAACCCCGATTTCGACATGAAGAAATTCACCGACGAGATGTGGGAAGACTGA
- a CDS encoding type II toxin-antitoxin system VapC family toxin — protein MFVDASVIVGILNWEPGWEELVKRLSGFAGPLYVSALVRFEATQALARAAAGSDRPDAEALLRARDLIDRFIVEIGAENVVIGEDIGSQAIDASARYGKAVGHQAQLNFGDCFAYACAKSLNVPLLYKGNDFPFTDLG, from the coding sequence ATGTTCGTCGACGCATCGGTGATCGTCGGAATTCTCAATTGGGAACCTGGGTGGGAGGAACTGGTCAAGCGGCTTTCCGGTTTTGCCGGCCCGCTCTACGTATCTGCACTGGTGCGTTTCGAGGCGACGCAGGCACTGGCGCGCGCAGCCGCGGGCTCCGACAGGCCGGATGCTGAAGCCCTTCTCAGGGCTCGCGATCTGATCGATCGTTTCATTGTGGAAATTGGCGCGGAAAATGTGGTCATCGGCGAAGACATTGGCTCCCAGGCCATTGATGCAAGTGCGCGCTATGGCAAGGCTGTCGGCCATCAGGCCCAACTGAATTTCGGCGACTGTTTCGCCTACGCTTGTGCCAAAAGCCTCAATGTTCCGCTGCTCTACAAGGGCAATGATTTCCCGTTTACCGATTTGGGATAA